A genomic stretch from Aneurinibacillus sp. REN35 includes:
- a CDS encoding general stress protein — protein MTAGQVFVRIYKEETKLLEDARRLHKHGYKSEDIFIIAHSDAKQDWLNLLAETNNIDWEEIGFKDAILNAFRSEDKVVRNELIHLGLSEHQADKYEKQLAEGCVLLIVLDRHGATHQIFGKGSDIYVV, from the coding sequence ATGACCGCAGGACAAGTTTTTGTACGCATATATAAGGAAGAAACAAAGCTTTTAGAAGATGCACGCCGATTACATAAGCACGGGTATAAGTCGGAAGATATTTTTATTATTGCCCATAGTGATGCCAAGCAGGATTGGCTTAATCTTCTTGCTGAGACAAACAATATTGATTGGGAGGAGATTGGCTTTAAAGATGCCATACTTAATGCATTCCGCTCAGAAGATAAAGTAGTACGTAATGAATTAATACACCTTGGACTTAGCGAGCATCAAGCAGACAAGTATGAAAAACAACTTGCCGAAGGCTGTGTATTGCTTATCGTACTTGATCGCCACGGCGCCACTCATCAGATTTTTGGAAAAGGGAGCGACATTTATGTCGTATAA
- a CDS encoding TrkA C-terminal domain-containing protein, producing the protein MNVVFFTLYIILILLIIEMSTMLLQATGLKREVAKFQAISLLTGTGYTTAESELIIEHPLRRRIASFLIIFGTISFAVILSFVISFFVTTVIHFSDLGIGLVILVCALFLLRTQALRRIIRRNVGKRVERYHRRHIPSEEALVDERGCLQRFRVTAAHTRIVNIALKELNLAQQDVKIMSIKRNKLTIKNPTGSTTIQPGDIVLVYGDADTIRKFFILSGGSTNKEG; encoded by the coding sequence TTGAATGTCGTATTCTTTACGCTCTATATTATTTTGATTTTACTCATCATCGAGATGTCTACCATGCTTTTGCAGGCGACAGGGCTTAAACGGGAAGTGGCCAAATTTCAAGCGATTTCACTTTTGACCGGTACCGGCTATACGACAGCGGAATCGGAGCTGATTATTGAGCATCCGCTTCGGCGGCGCATTGCTTCGTTTTTGATTATTTTCGGAACCATTTCCTTTGCTGTTATTTTATCGTTTGTGATCAGCTTTTTTGTTACGACAGTGATTCATTTCTCAGATCTCGGTATTGGTCTTGTCATCCTGGTCTGTGCTTTATTTTTACTGCGCACACAGGCGCTGCGTCGGATAATCAGAAGAAATGTCGGGAAACGGGTGGAGCGCTATCACAGGCGTCATATTCCAAGTGAAGAAGCGTTGGTGGATGAGAGGGGCTGTCTGCAGCGGTTTCGTGTAACGGCCGCCCATACGAGGATTGTAAATATTGCACTAAAAGAGTTGAATTTAGCGCAGCAAGATGTGAAAATTATGAGTATAAAGAGGAACAAGCTAACCATCAAAAATCCGACGGGAAGTACAACAATACAGCCTGGCGATATTGTGTTAGTATATGGTGATGCGGATACTATCCGTAAGTTTTTCATTCTCAGCGGGGGTAGTACAAACAAAGAAGGGTAA
- a CDS encoding PASTA domain-containing protein, producing the protein MKKGLYERYVPDTLLYAGEAGQLHRGHDSVLRRDILLYIFPRTSAHEDRIMHVSSALQILDRGETAEEAFVILEYVPGFLLDAQPKARKLSLKEALGMARQFVGILEEANRTDGRGLLFTKHNLWLTEAGEVKMVNSWAVNPAAAGHEISDIFRLMHHLMFGEVSIELPINQIIEEMALSYPGDPFVIRKSLRAIWRREEKKGKEQYGHMIAQTLEDLTSLYHYIKKTQPGVRTRAVDTIEEEAGEKKTENLATGYRPRAQKNMRQAKPAKKTRIGRRFSTKRIAAIAVVVIACVTIFSALQNNQPGSAKSVDPVSQAKTEPAPQEKKTGIEVPDVEGLTLAEAGQKLNAAGLRYKYYLETSISKSGIVIKQNPAAGEKISRIDVVELQVSE; encoded by the coding sequence ATGAAAAAAGGGTTGTATGAGCGCTACGTACCGGATACGCTGCTGTATGCGGGCGAAGCAGGACAACTGCATAGAGGACATGACAGCGTGCTAAGGCGCGACATTCTGCTGTATATTTTTCCGCGGACTTCTGCCCATGAAGATAGAATTATGCATGTATCTTCTGCACTGCAGATTCTTGACCGTGGTGAGACGGCGGAAGAAGCGTTTGTCATTCTGGAATATGTACCAGGCTTTCTTTTGGATGCGCAACCGAAGGCACGCAAGCTATCATTGAAAGAAGCGCTTGGCATGGCCCGCCAATTTGTTGGCATTTTAGAAGAAGCGAACCGAACAGACGGACGCGGTCTTCTGTTTACGAAACATAATCTCTGGCTGACGGAGGCCGGTGAAGTAAAGATGGTAAACAGCTGGGCGGTGAACCCTGCGGCAGCTGGACATGAAATCAGTGACATTTTTCGTCTGATGCATCACTTGATGTTTGGCGAGGTTAGCATTGAGCTTCCCATCAACCAGATCATTGAAGAGATGGCGCTGTCTTATCCGGGCGATCCGTTCGTTATCCGCAAGTCGCTGCGCGCGATTTGGCGACGTGAAGAGAAGAAGGGTAAGGAGCAGTACGGACACATGATTGCCCAGACACTAGAAGATCTAACGTCGCTGTATCATTACATCAAAAAGACGCAGCCAGGCGTACGTACTCGTGCGGTAGATACAATAGAGGAAGAAGCCGGAGAGAAAAAGACAGAGAATCTCGCAACGGGCTATCGACCTCGTGCTCAGAAAAATATGAGACAGGCAAAGCCTGCAAAGAAAACGCGGATCGGACGTAGGTTTTCTACGAAGCGAATCGCCGCGATTGCCGTAGTGGTTATCGCATGCGTTACTATATTTTCTGCCTTGCAGAATAATCAACCGGGTTCTGCCAAGTCTGTTGATCCCGTATCGCAGGCAAAGACCGAACCGGCTCCACAAGAGAAAAAGACTGGTATTGAGGTACCCGACGTGGAAGGTTTAACGCTTGCTGAAGCGGGTCAGAAGCTGAATGCCGCGGGTCTTCGTTATAAATATTATCTGGAGACTTCGATATCTAAAAGCGGAATCGTAATTAAACAAAACCCAGCCGCCGGAGAGAAAATTTCCCGCATTGATGTGGTGGAGCTTCAGGTTAGCGAGTAA